A window of the Henckelia pumila isolate YLH828 chromosome 3, ASM3356847v2, whole genome shotgun sequence genome harbors these coding sequences:
- the LOC140886324 gene encoding uncharacterized protein, with the protein MRRRVFYFFFSNFKNVEKTEGWKFLQKNDPYLELEILQFFDETESVKNFQHLYTGPVKGSVTLNIYSLHAEYLGPLPMWVFNNVTEDFASPFCFVKCASFKETAENEMHLVPELHLPLHIHMHILIVFGHYLETNLHLQHCYSLLRQGNYQLNALTPESKYTYLFL; encoded by the exons ATGCGGCGTCgagttttttatttcttttttagtAACTTCAAAAATGTAGAGAAGACTGAGGGATGGAAGTTCTTGCAAAAGAATGATCCCTATCTTGAGCTCGAGATTCTACAGTTCTTTGATGAAACTGAATCG GTAAAGAATTTTCAGCACCTCTATACTGGACCGGTGAAGGGCTCAGTCACTTTGAATATCTACAG CTTGCATGCTGAGTACTTGGGCCCATTACCTATGTGGGTGTTCAACAATG TGACAGAGGACTTTGCTTCTCCATTTTGCTTCGTCAAATGTGCAAGTTTTAAG GagacagcagagaatgagatgCATCTAGTCCCCGAGCTTCATCTGCCACTACACATTCATATGCATATCCTGATTGTGTTTGGTCATTATCTGGAAACAAACTTACACCTCCAGCATTGCTACAGTTTGCTAAGACAAGGAAACTATCAGTTGAACGCTCTGACCCCAGAAAGTAAGTACACCTACTTATTTCTATGA